A stretch of Cicer arietinum cultivar CDC Frontier isolate Library 1 chromosome 5, Cicar.CDCFrontier_v2.0, whole genome shotgun sequence DNA encodes these proteins:
- the LOC113786777 gene encoding uncharacterized protein isoform X2 — MKRSCLVYNDHKDEDKDDVKKMNFDEVHIPELTHKRCNICGKTFSSGKALGGHRRSHFQASKKKHHSQNNKEDQDDDDDGNYCSLPRWKNRDKRGRKCIGGVEAAKNLLHLHLNIFNLSIDIEPKSPPHQFPIPSKNRDFYISESSSNRNGEMEEHVVNKIKFFYGSSLKIGNKSDIENGGESDNNEKEINISKSLLFESRVDESSSNRSAEQKILNFDLNEPYVMED, encoded by the exons ATGAAAAGATCTTGTTTAGTGTATAATGATCATAAAGATGAAGATAAAGATGATGTTAAGAAGATGAATTTTGATGAGGTTCATATTCCGGAGCTAACGCACAAAAGGTGTAATATTTGTGGAAAGACTTTTAGCAGCGGAAAGGCATTGGGTGGTCATAGAAGATCCCACTTCCAAGCTTCTAAGAAGAAACATCATTCACAAAAC AATAAAGAAGAtcaagatgatgatgatgatggtaaTTATTGTTCTTTGCCAAGATGGAAAAATAGAGATAAAAGAGGTAGAAAATGTATTGGTGGTGTTGAGGCTGCTAAAAATCTTTTGCAccttcatttaaatatttttaatttgtctaTTGATATTGAGCCAAAAAGTCCTCCTCATCAATTTCCAATTCCAAGTAAGAATAGAGATTTTTACATTAGTGAATCATCTTCTAATAGGAATGGGGAAATGGAAGAACATGTGGTGAACAAGATTAAATTCTTCTATGGTAGTTCATTGAAGATTGGAAACAAAAGTGATATTGAGAATGGTGGTGAGAGTGACAACAATGAAAAGGAGataaatataagcaaaagttTATTATTTGAATCTAGGGTTGATGAAAGTTCAAGTAATCGTTCGgcagaacaaaaaatattgaacttTGATTTGAATGAGCCATATGTTATGGAGGATTAG
- the LOC113786777 gene encoding uncharacterized protein isoform X1 codes for MKRSCLVYNDHKDEDKDDVKKMNFDEVHIPELTHKRCNICGKTFSSGKALGGHRRSHFQASKKKHHSQNVRTTFFRYKNKEDQDDDDDGNYCSLPRWKNRDKRGRKCIGGVEAAKNLLHLHLNIFNLSIDIEPKSPPHQFPIPSKNRDFYISESSSNRNGEMEEHVVNKIKFFYGSSLKIGNKSDIENGGESDNNEKEINISKSLLFESRVDESSSNRSAEQKILNFDLNEPYVMED; via the exons ATGAAAAGATCTTGTTTAGTGTATAATGATCATAAAGATGAAGATAAAGATGATGTTAAGAAGATGAATTTTGATGAGGTTCATATTCCGGAGCTAACGCACAAAAGGTGTAATATTTGTGGAAAGACTTTTAGCAGCGGAAAGGCATTGGGTGGTCATAGAAGATCCCACTTCCAAGCTTCTAAGAAGAAACATCATTCACAAAACGTGAGAACCACTTTTTTTCGTTACAAG AATAAAGAAGAtcaagatgatgatgatgatggtaaTTATTGTTCTTTGCCAAGATGGAAAAATAGAGATAAAAGAGGTAGAAAATGTATTGGTGGTGTTGAGGCTGCTAAAAATCTTTTGCAccttcatttaaatatttttaatttgtctaTTGATATTGAGCCAAAAAGTCCTCCTCATCAATTTCCAATTCCAAGTAAGAATAGAGATTTTTACATTAGTGAATCATCTTCTAATAGGAATGGGGAAATGGAAGAACATGTGGTGAACAAGATTAAATTCTTCTATGGTAGTTCATTGAAGATTGGAAACAAAAGTGATATTGAGAATGGTGGTGAGAGTGACAACAATGAAAAGGAGataaatataagcaaaagttTATTATTTGAATCTAGGGTTGATGAAAGTTCAAGTAATCGTTCGgcagaacaaaaaatattgaacttTGATTTGAATGAGCCATATGTTATGGAGGATTAG